The stretch of DNA TGAGCGAGGTCTCTGCCGCGTTCGCGTGCCAGTCCACCGCATCTTCCGTCGCGCGGCGCGCGATGTCGGGTGTCAGATCCCACCACTGCATCACACCGATACGCAGCTGCGGAAATTCGCGCCGGAACCGATCGCAGGCGATCCACAGCGAGGCCGCATTACCGACGTGACCGTTGACGAACAACAGCCGCCGGAAACCGTTATCGACGCAGGCCTCGGCGACCAACCAGGCATTCGCAGCGGTCTCCTCCCCGGAGAACGCGACTGTACCCGCGTGCCGACTGCCGTGAAAGAAACTGGCGCCGAAGGCAAGTGGCGGCAAAACGACCGCCTTCTGCCCCGCCGCCGCGTCGGCTAGTGCCGTCGCGATGATGGTGTC from Mycobacterium sp. JS623 encodes:
- a CDS encoding creatininase family protein, with amino-acid sequence MSHWWEELTSTQLADRLAADPDCVALIPVGATEQHGPHLPVGTDTIIATALADAAAGQKAVVLPPLAFGASFFHGSRHAGTVAFSGEETAANAWLVAEACVDNGFRRLLFVNGHVGNAASLWIACDRFRREFPQLRIGVMQWWDLTPDIARRATEDAVDWHANAAETSLMLVLRPELVDTDRMREADDPDRSEGAVFKYAVQHVSTNGVTGYPSRATKSMGLDLWRDVVTAARDTVARAHSEQPPLG